From Anaerolineales bacterium, a single genomic window includes:
- a CDS encoding NrdH-redoxin, with the protein MYCTRWCPGCRRARAWFQANNVEYTEVDIDVTPGAADQVKKWANGTRTTPSFDIEGTILVGFDEKKVEAAVKEKITK; encoded by the coding sequence ATGTACTGTACGCGCTGGTGTCCTGGTTGCCGCCGGGCTCGTGCCTGGTTCCAGGCGAACAACGTGGAGTATACCGAGGTGGATATTGACGTCACCCCCGGTGCTGCTGACCAGGTAAAAAAGTGGGCGAACGGCACCCGCACAACCCCAAGCTTTGATATTGAAGGCACCATCCTGGTGGGCTTTGACGAGAAGAAGGTCGAAGCCGCCGTAAAGGAAAAAATCACAAAATAA
- a CDS encoding alanine--glyoxylate aminotransferase family protein, whose protein sequence is MIPGPVEFEPAVLAAMGEPTTSHLAVDFIEAFSQVLQDLRRVFESPSGQPLLLAGSGTLAMDCAGANLIEPGDKALVVDTGYFSERFALILQRYGAQVQRVTAPPGSRPSLEQVKSTLDADAYKLLTITHVDTSTAVITEVEQLARLGKQYGCLVVVDGVCSVAGEVLMMDKWGVDLALTASQKALGVPPGLAILMIGTQALERFQKRSTPVLNYYADWANWLPIMQAYEARKPSYFGTPPVNLIVAMQVSLKQILAEGMSRRSTRHIAISHACKAGIQALGLTQVPLQPEFAAHTLTAPRYPIGVNGQEFLAKVLAAGVTLAGGLLPSIRSEYFRIGHMGAVTLGDVLATISAIETALEGSGYKFTPGIGIEAARSSGKILSS, encoded by the coding sequence ATGATCCCAGGCCCAGTGGAATTTGAACCTGCTGTCTTGGCGGCTATGGGCGAGCCTACCACAAGTCATCTGGCTGTTGATTTTATCGAAGCGTTCAGCCAGGTACTGCAAGACTTGCGCCGCGTATTCGAAAGCCCGTCTGGGCAACCATTACTATTAGCTGGCTCAGGCACTCTAGCCATGGACTGTGCCGGCGCTAACCTGATCGAGCCAGGGGATAAGGCACTGGTTGTGGACACAGGTTATTTCTCTGAGCGCTTTGCCCTTATCCTGCAGCGTTATGGGGCTCAGGTGCAGCGAGTCACTGCTCCTCCTGGAAGCCGCCCAAGCCTCGAGCAAGTCAAATCCACCCTTGATGCCGATGCCTACAAGCTGCTGACCATCACGCATGTAGATACCTCCACCGCGGTGATTACCGAAGTAGAGCAGTTGGCCAGGCTGGGGAAGCAGTACGGCTGCCTGGTCGTCGTTGATGGTGTGTGCTCAGTGGCTGGTGAAGTGCTGATGATGGACAAATGGGGTGTGGACCTGGCTCTGACTGCTTCGCAAAAGGCACTCGGCGTTCCGCCCGGCCTGGCAATATTGATGATTGGCACACAGGCCCTGGAGAGATTCCAAAAACGCTCAACCCCCGTGTTGAATTACTATGCCGATTGGGCCAATTGGCTACCCATCATGCAAGCCTATGAAGCCCGTAAGCCCAGTTATTTTGGCACTCCGCCCGTAAATCTGATAGTTGCCATGCAGGTCAGCTTGAAGCAAATTTTAGCTGAGGGGATGTCCAGGCGATCCACCCGGCATATCGCCATCAGCCATGCCTGTAAGGCTGGCATCCAGGCACTTGGCTTGACTCAGGTGCCTCTCCAACCGGAATTTGCCGCCCATACCCTCACTGCTCCACGCTACCCGATCGGAGTTAATGGACAGGAATTCCTGGCCAAGGTGCTGGCGGCTGGGGTCACTCTTGCCGGTGGACTGCTGCCGAGCATCCGCAGTGAGTATTTCCGCATCGGGCATATGGGTGCGGTCACACTAGGCGATGTGTTAGCCACCATCAGCGCTATTGAAACCGCTCTGGAGGGTTCAGGTTATAAGTTCACCCCCGGCATAGGGATCGAAGCTGCCCGAAGTTCAGGGAAGATACTCTCCAGCTGA
- a CDS encoding UbiD family decarboxylase has translation MCFMTLRSYIQSLEDSGELQNLSSPVSKTYEMAGVLKQLEPCPVRFEKVKESTFRVMGNLLCTKAALARYLGIDVKEIIPTLADAIGHHSPCPVVNEAPCQEVVTDQPDLDLLPILRHCAMDGGNYISSGVFIARHPRYGQNLDFHRCMQISKTQMAIRVVRGRHFHQYLEETGALDVAVCVGVSPELLIAAATSVELGVDELEIANALSSRCLHEPLNLVHAKSIDLLVPTEVEFVLEGTVYNDRRHTEGPFVDLTETYDIVRDEPIFEVKTITHRKDAFWHALLPGALEHKLLMGMPREPTIFKKVNEVVKCLDVNVNPGGCSWLHAIIQIDKHAEDDGKKAIQAAFAGHRSCKHVFVVDKDIDIYNPQEVEWAFATRFQGDTDLIILPREPGSSLDPSSEVTPVGKHLTTKLGFDLTKPLTTQGKDFEKALFPVVDMAKYLK, from the coding sequence ATGTGTTTTATGACCTTGCGTTCCTACATTCAAAGTCTGGAAGATTCTGGTGAGTTGCAAAATCTCAGCAGCCCGGTTTCTAAAACCTATGAAATGGCTGGTGTCCTAAAGCAGCTGGAGCCATGCCCGGTACGATTTGAAAAAGTCAAAGAAAGTACTTTTCGGGTGATGGGCAACCTGCTGTGCACAAAAGCTGCGCTTGCCCGCTATCTGGGTATCGATGTAAAGGAAATCATCCCCACTCTGGCAGATGCAATTGGGCATCACTCCCCGTGTCCGGTAGTAAATGAGGCTCCCTGCCAGGAGGTGGTGACCGATCAACCAGACCTTGATCTCTTGCCGATCTTACGCCACTGCGCAATGGATGGCGGTAACTATATCAGCTCAGGTGTGTTCATTGCCCGGCACCCGCGTTATGGTCAGAATCTTGACTTCCACCGCTGCATGCAGATCTCCAAGACCCAGATGGCTATCCGCGTGGTCCGCGGTCGTCATTTTCACCAATATTTGGAGGAAACGGGAGCACTGGATGTAGCTGTCTGTGTTGGTGTCTCACCCGAGTTGCTGATAGCAGCTGCGACGTCGGTTGAGTTGGGAGTGGATGAGTTGGAAATCGCCAATGCATTATCTTCTCGATGCTTACATGAACCACTCAACCTTGTGCATGCCAAATCGATCGACCTGCTCGTCCCTACTGAAGTCGAATTCGTTCTAGAAGGCACAGTATATAACGACCGCCGGCACACCGAGGGGCCATTCGTTGACCTTACCGAGACCTACGATATCGTCCGTGACGAGCCGATCTTTGAGGTCAAAACGATTACCCACCGTAAAGACGCCTTTTGGCATGCCCTGCTACCTGGTGCTCTTGAGCATAAACTGCTGATGGGCATGCCACGCGAGCCAACCATTTTCAAAAAAGTGAATGAAGTGGTCAAGTGCCTGGATGTGAACGTCAACCCAGGGGGTTGTTCCTGGCTGCATGCCATCATCCAGATCGACAAGCATGCTGAAGATGATGGCAAAAAGGCTATTCAGGCAGCTTTTGCAGGTCATCGCTCGTGTAAGCATGTGTTTGTGGTCGATAAGGATATCGACATCTACAACCCGCAGGAAGTGGAATGGGCCTTTGCCACTCGCTTCCAGGGTGACACCGACCTGATCATCCTACCCAGAGAACCAGGCTCAAGTCTGGATCCATCCAGTGAAGTCACCCCGGTTGGTAAACACCTCACCACCAAGCTTGGCTTTGATCTCACTAAACCACTCACCACCCAGGGTAAAGATTTCGAGAAAGCACTCTTCCCCGTGGTTGATATGGCAAAATATCTCAAGTAA
- a CDS encoding DUF2892 domain-containing protein, with protein sequence MSSLVGRLLRIVAGIALIIIGLAVIHGTGGIILAVIGLVPLVAGLFNFCVFAPLFGGPFFARDIK encoded by the coding sequence ATGTCTTCGTTGGTTGGTCGTTTGTTGCGCATCGTGGCAGGGATTGCCCTGATCATTATCGGTCTGGCTGTGATTCACGGTACTGGAGGGATCATATTGGCAGTCATCGGTTTGGTGCCCCTGGTAGCAGGTTTGTTTAATTTTTGTGTATTTGCGCCTTTGTTTGGAGGGCCTTTCTTTGCACGTGACATTAAGTAA
- a CDS encoding cyclic nucleotide-binding protein, whose protein sequence is MNSPHTPSLISLRQVVKRYKTSAGEYIALRSVNVDIPTSEFVAIVGKSGSGKSTLLNMITGIDHPTSGEVMVNGVNLYKMTESERALWRGTNLGIVFQFFQLMPMLTLLENTMLPMDYCNVFPLAERPERAIQLLKMVGLEQQAYKLPAAVSSGQQQTAAIARAMATDPPIIVADEPTGNLDSRSSDTIISLFNQLVEQGKTIILVTHDPSITKRTYRTLIISDGEIINESVALALPLLSHSQMLKVTHLVKSMEVPPGGMILHKGQNVENFFIIVRGRVEVVLENSNRPDITLAELGPGEFFGEIELIYGGDCLASVRAAPDNPVELVALPHKDFAEMVVGSPMTQEALSRIVQARLAQNRSVDKKIRWW, encoded by the coding sequence GTGAACAGTCCACACACCCCTTCTCTAATTTCATTACGCCAGGTGGTTAAGCGGTATAAAACCTCAGCAGGTGAATACATAGCCCTGCGCAGTGTGAATGTTGATATACCTACCAGCGAGTTTGTTGCAATCGTCGGTAAATCGGGCAGTGGTAAGTCTACATTGCTTAATATGATCACTGGTATTGATCACCCCACCAGTGGTGAAGTAATGGTCAATGGGGTTAATCTTTACAAGATGACCGAAAGTGAACGTGCTTTGTGGCGTGGTACCAACCTGGGGATCGTCTTCCAGTTTTTTCAGCTCATGCCAATGCTTACCTTGTTAGAGAATACCATGCTGCCAATGGATTACTGTAATGTATTTCCTCTAGCAGAGCGCCCTGAGCGCGCTATACAATTACTAAAAATGGTCGGCCTCGAACAGCAAGCCTACAAACTCCCAGCAGCTGTTTCCAGTGGGCAGCAACAAACCGCTGCTATTGCCCGTGCCATGGCAACTGACCCCCCTATTATCGTGGCTGACGAGCCTACCGGTAACCTGGATTCGCGCTCCTCAGACACGATTATCAGCCTGTTCAACCAGTTGGTGGAACAGGGCAAGACAATTATCCTGGTCACGCATGACCCGTCTATCACCAAGCGTACTTATCGCACGCTGATCATCTCAGATGGCGAAATTATCAACGAATCAGTTGCCCTGGCCCTACCCCTGCTTAGCCACTCTCAGATGCTTAAGGTCACTCACCTGGTTAAATCCATGGAGGTTCCTCCAGGTGGGATGATTCTCCACAAAGGTCAGAATGTAGAAAATTTCTTCATAATCGTACGTGGACGAGTCGAGGTGGTACTGGAAAACTCTAATCGGCCAGATATCACCCTGGCCGAGCTGGGTCCAGGTGAATTTTTTGGCGAGATTGAATTAATCTATGGCGGCGACTGTCTTGCTAGCGTACGCGCCGCACCTGATAACCCGGTTGAGCTTGTGGCTCTGCCACATAAGGATTTCGCCGAGATGGTGGTTGGCTCCCCCATGACTCAAGAAGCGCTTTCTCGTATTGTACAAGCCCGCCTGGCGCAGAACCGCTCAGTGGACAAGAAAATCCGGTGGTGGTAA
- a CDS encoding ABC transporter ATP-binding protein, whose protein sequence is MDTLLTGSSVGLANNHRLLIQLRDVVKVYKTAAGDFTALKGITADIHSGEFVGVIGKSGAGKTTLLNMITGADEITSGEVIFIPPDGKSTSIHNLSENSLALWRGRNIGIIHQSFQLLPMLSLVENIMLPVDFSGNYQPRVSKERAFQLLKLVELEEHASKLPAYISGGQKQRVAIARALVNDPPVIVADEPTGSLDTLTAETIFQIFEMLIAEGRTIIMVTHDNNLGPRFTRRVLLSDGQVEADSGLHMLAFQEKR, encoded by the coding sequence ATGGATACCTTACTTACTGGCTCTTCGGTTGGCTTGGCCAACAATCATCGGCTGCTTATCCAGCTGCGCGACGTGGTCAAAGTTTATAAGACGGCGGCTGGTGATTTCACCGCGCTAAAAGGCATCACCGCTGATATCCACTCGGGTGAATTCGTTGGGGTGATTGGAAAGTCGGGTGCGGGTAAGACTACCCTACTGAATATGATCACCGGGGCGGATGAGATCACCTCAGGTGAGGTAATTTTTATTCCTCCGGACGGGAAAAGCACCTCGATCCACAACCTGAGTGAAAATTCCCTGGCACTCTGGCGTGGCCGTAACATAGGTATCATTCATCAATCCTTCCAGCTGTTGCCGATGCTCAGCTTGGTTGAAAACATCATGCTGCCAGTAGATTTCTCGGGTAATTATCAGCCGCGGGTGAGCAAAGAACGCGCCTTCCAGCTGCTAAAGCTGGTGGAGCTAGAGGAGCATGCCAGCAAACTGCCAGCATATATATCGGGTGGTCAGAAACAACGTGTGGCAATCGCGCGGGCCCTGGTCAATGATCCTCCTGTTATTGTCGCTGACGAACCCACTGGCAGCCTAGACACCTTGACCGCAGAGACTATTTTCCAGATCTTTGAAATGCTGATCGCCGAGGGACGCACCATCATTATGGTGACTCACGACAATAACCTCGGTCCGCGCTTCACCCGCCGTGTACTTCTCTCTGATGGACAGGTCGAGGCTGATTCTGGGCTCCACATGCTTGCCTTCCAGGAGAAACGGTGA